In the Candidatus Eremiobacteraceae bacterium genome, TGGCCGTGTGATGATCGGTGTCGTCATTGACGAAGACGACCGAATCGCCTACGTGCACGTGGATGATATCCGGCTTCACGCCGACGGTCGAACCTGCGTCGATCGTCCGGATCGCGGTGTACTTCGAGAGGCTTAGGCTCACGACGACGGACGTTCCGCTGCCCTGGTCTTGGCTCTGGTGCGGCCGGGCGGCGTGGGCGGGCGCCGGTACTGCAGTGAGCACAACCGCTGCTGCCACAGCGACAAACCCGGGACAACTATATACCATGGCCGTTCGTGCGTTCATCGGTCCTAAAACGTTCCCCTCCGCGAAAGAGTCGCGCGCGAGGGCCGTCACACCCGCGCGAGCTCCTGTCACGTGGAGCCCGCTCTTACGGTCGAACCTTAACAGGGTGGAGTGTGCCCAGTAGGATTTGATGGACGGCGAGCGAGACGCATCCAAAAGCGAACCAGGTGGAAAGGAATCCGTAGCGTTTTTTGCGCCGCGCCGTCCGAAACGCGCGCCGCGCGATGCCGGCGCGTCGGGTGACGTCCCCTTCCGGTCCGAAATTCTCACGATTGGATTGCTCGCCGCCACGTCCGCTGTCGTCGTGTGGGCGCTCATGGCCGCGGGCCGTTCGTCATTGAGTCTTGCCGCGCTCGTCGGTGCCGCGGTGACGCTCGATCTCCTCGCTGGCGACGTGCTCCGCGCCGGCCGTCGCGTCGTCGCACCAGGTCTCGTCATCTGCGTCGCCGCCTTCGTCTTGTTCGGGACTCCGGCCGCGGTGCTCGTCGGTCTCGCGCGCGGCCTCATCCGCGTCCTCTCGCCGCGCCCACTGCCTTTGCCCGAAGCATCGACGATCGTCGCGACCGCCGTCATCGGTCCGCTCTTCGGCGGTCTCGCGGCCGACGCGGCGCACAGGATGGTCGACGCGACGTGGATCGGACCGGCCGCTTACATCGCCGCGGCGTACACGATCGAAGCCGGCGCCGCGATGCTTCTTCTCTCGCGCATCTCGCGTCCGTCGCTCCGGCTGTCGTTCGAGCAGACCTTCGGCTGGACGATGCTCCACTTCGCAGCGCTCGGCGCGCTCGGTGCATGGCTCGGCACCGACCTCGAAGCGGGCCGCTGGATCGTCCTCGCATATTTCGCGGTTCCGATCGCCGTCATCCGCCAAGGTTTCGGCGTCTTCCAAAACCGGGCCGAACGCTATCTCGCTGCACTCGAGCTCGAGAACACGCAGCTCTTCGACA is a window encoding:
- a CDS encoding HD domain-containing phosphohydrolase, with amino-acid sequence MLAATSAVVVWALMAAGRSSLSLAALVGAAVTLDLLAGDVLRAGRRVVAPGLVICVAAFVLFGTPAAVLVGLARGLIRVLSPRPLPLPEASTIVATAVIGPLFGGLAADAAHRMVDATWIGPAAYIAAAYTIEAGAAMLLLSRISRPSLRLSFEQTFGWTMLHFAALGALGAWLGTDLEAGRWIVLAYFAVPIAVIRQGFGVFQNRAERYLAALELENTQLFDKIGQLDRITGDLAETVGLAIDCREGMDQDHSHRVARISTAIGTHLGIAGVDLEVLRRGALLHDVGTLAIPNELFAKRGALTPHERRRMQLHTEFGARLVSKWRDCRTLAEIIEQHHERLNGSGYPRGLKGDQIVLEARIVGAAEAYVALTSVRPHRSAYSHDDAIRILRDRTPSEYDSDVVDALAVVAALRSASVIPLPLRQNM